Proteins found in one Loxodonta africana isolate mLoxAfr1 chromosome 21, mLoxAfr1.hap2, whole genome shotgun sequence genomic segment:
- the ST3GAL2 gene encoding CMP-N-acetylneuraminate-beta-galactosamide-alpha-2,3-sialyltransferase 2: MKCSLRFWFLSMAFLLVFIMSLLFTYSHHSMTTLPYLDSGALDGTHRVKLVPGYAGLQRLSKEGLVGKSCACRRCMGDTGASSWFDSHFDSNISPVWTRENMDLPPDVQRWWMMLQPQFKSHNTNEVLEKLFQIVPGENPYRFRDPHQCRRCAVVGNSGNLRGSGYGQDVDGHNFIMRMNQAPTVGFEQDVGSRTTHHFMYPESAKNLPANVSFVLVPFKALDLLWIASALSTGQIRFTYAPVKSFLRVDKEKVQIYNPAFFKYIHDRWTEHHGRYPSTGMLVLFFALHVCDEVNVYGFGADSRGNWHHYWENNRYAGEFRKTGVHDADFEAHIIDMLAKASKIEVYRGN, encoded by the exons ATGAAGTGCTCCCTGAGGTTCTGGTTCCTCTCCATGGCCTTCCTGTTGGTGTTCATCATGTCACTACTCTTCACCTACTCACACCACAGCATGACCACCCTACCCTACTTGGACTCGGGGGCCCTGGATGGCACCCACCGGGTGAAGCTGGTGCCCGGCTATGCTGGTCTACAGCGCCTcagcaaggaggggctggtgggcaaGAGCTGTGCATGCCGCCGCTGCATGGGCGATACTGGGGCCTCCAGCTGGTTTGACAGCCACTTCGACAGCAACATCTCCCCAGTTTGGACCAGAGAGAACATGGATCTACCCCCGGATGTGCAGAGGTGGTGGATG ATGCTGCAGCCTCAGTTCAAGTCACACAACACCAATGAGGTGCTGGAGAAGCTGTTCCAGATAGTACCGGGCGAGAACCCCTACCGTTTCCGGGACCCCCACCAGTGTCGGCGCTGTGCGGTGGTGGGAAACTCAGGCAACCTGCGGGGCTCTGGCTATGGGCAGGATGTGGATGGGCACAACTTCATCATGAG GATGAATCAGGCGCCAACTGTGGGCTTTGAGCAGGATGTTGGCAGCCGAACCACCCACCATTTCATGTACCCTGAGAGTGCCAAGAACTTGCCTGCCAATGTCAGCTTTGTGTTGGTGCCCTTCAAGGCCCTGGACCTACTGTGGATCGCCAGCGCCCTGTCCACAGGGCAGATCCGATT CACCTATGCCCCAGTGAAGTCCTTCCTTCGAGTGGATAAAGAAAAG GTCCAGATCTACAACCCAGCCTTCTTCAAGTACATCCACGACCGGTGGACAGAGCACCATGGCCGCTACCCTTCCACAGGGATGCTGGTGCTCTTCTTCGCCCTGCATGTGTGTGATGAG GTGAACGTGTACGGGTTCGGGGCTGACAGCCGGGGCAACTGGCACCACTACTGGGAGAATAACCGGTACGCGGGCGAGTTCCGCAAGACGGGCGTGCACGACGCAGACTTCGAGGCGCACATCATCGACATGCTGGCCAAGGCCAGCAAGATCGAGGTCTACCGGGGCAACTGA